The following are from one region of the Platichthys flesus chromosome 2, fPlaFle2.1, whole genome shotgun sequence genome:
- the tox2 gene encoding TOX high mobility group box family member 2 isoform X3: MYMNENNHEFLAPNQIVYKDGGQRIAPWWSAAVDVLNPASFMLADGTIQKSYSGQSGGGGGGGGGGGGGGGGNGDEDYEIPPITPPNHPEPPLLHLMEHDSTGYLCHSLQHNGLINPYSYPELPTLMMSNMLAQDGHLVSSQMPSMQEMALHHHHQQQHRHQHPGGAHYNPAHNHPLINSSMSNPMRALSQLNSQVSRSALPHGSPSPPGSKSATPSPSSSNQEEETDPHVKITGEKRPSSEMMKPKPKPQKKKKKKDPNEPTKPVSAYALFFRDTQAAIKGQNPNATFGDVSKIVASMWDGLGEEQKQNYKRKTEAAKKEYLKALAAYRASLVSKTYNDQVETKGGQSSQGSPHMMSANPPLYSVPHPPQPSSPYLGPGGFPLTDLQSYAGHAPRHTLSQTLSQSQMLPSISASPPSSFQISPPLHPHQQLSMHQSSLLNQPIRMQQSQPIIPHQMGLQASLHSPPHGQQGFSHLQSEYQKSIGGSQSPGAPGPGPGPGGPQGHDWDGEYCNRECGNHCSGSMIGRDKPLYLT, from the exons ATTgtatacaaagatggaggacaacggattgccccctggtggtcggCTGCAGTTGACGTCttaaaccccgcctccttcatgttagcagatgggacgaTACAAAAA agCTACTCAGGTCAgagtggcggcggcggcgggggaggaggaggcggtggaggcggcggcggcggaaaCGGGGACGAGGACTACGAGATCCCCCCCATCACTCCGCCGAACCACCCGGAGCCCCCTCTCCTTCACCTGATGGAGCACGACTCCACAGGCTACCTCTGCCACTCGCTGCAACACAATGGGCTCATCAACCCGTATTCCTACCCAGAGCTGCCCACACTCATGATGTCGAACATGCTGGCGCAGGACGGCCACCTCGTTTCCAGCCAAATGCCCTCG ATGCAGGAGATGGCtttgcaccaccaccaccaacagcAACACCGTCACCAGCACCCGGGCGGCGCTCATTACAACCCGGCCCATAACCACCCCCTGATAAACAGCTCAATGTCCAACCCCATGAGAGCCCTGTCCCAGCTGAACTCTCAGGTCAGCCGCAGTGCGCTGCCTCACGGCTCCCCCTCACCTCCCGGAAGTAAATCGGCCACACCCTCCCCCTCGAGCTCCAATCAGGAAGAGGAGACTGATCCTCACGTGAAG ATCACAGGTGAGAAGCGGCCATCTTCAGAGATGATGAAGCCCAAACCCAAGccccagaagaagaagaagaagaaggatccCAATGAGCCCACCAAGCCTGTGTCAGCCTACGCTCTGTTCTTCAGGGACACCCAGGCAGCCATTAAAGGACAGAATCCCAACGCCACCTTCGGCGATGTATCCAAGATAGTCGCCTCCATGTGGGACGGActgggagaggagcagaaacag aactacaagaggaaaacagaggCTGCGAAGAAGGAGTACCTGAAAGCCCTGGCCGCCTACAGAGCCAGTCTGGTTTCCAAG ACGTATAACGACCAAGTGGAGACAAAAGGCGGCCAATCGAGCCAGGGCTCTCCACACATGATGTCAGCCAACCCGCCCCTGTACAGCGTGCCACACCCCCCCCAGCCGTCGTCACCCTACCTGGGGCCCGGGGGCTTCCCCCTCACCGACCTGCAGAGCTACGCAGGACACGCCCCCCGCCACACCCTGTCGCAGACGCTCAGCCAATCGCAGATGCTGCCCAGCATTAGTgcctctcccccttcctccttccAGATCAGCCCCCCACTTCACCCCCACCAGCAGCTCTCCATGCACCAGAGCTCGCTCCTCAACCAGCCGATCCGCATGCAGCAGTCCCAGCCAATCATCCCTCACCAGATGGGGCTGCAGGCCTCTCTTCACTCCCCGCCTCATGGGCAGCAG GGTTTCTCCCACCTCCAGTCAGAGTATCAGAAGAGTATTGGTGGTTCCCAGTCTCCAGGAGCCCCTGGTCCTGGTCCAGGCCCTGGAGGGCCTCAGGGCCACGACTGGGACGGTGAATACTGCAATCGGGAGTGTGGCAACCACTGCAG TGGCAGCATGATAGGCAGGGACAAGCCACTCTACCTCACCTGA
- the tox2 gene encoding TOX high mobility group box family member 2 isoform X5, with translation MYMNENNHEFLAPNQSYSGQSGGGGGGGGGGGGGGGGNGDEDYEIPPITPPNHPEPPLLHLMEHDSTGYLCHSLQHNGLINPYSYPELPTLMMSNMLAQDGHLVSSQMPSMQEMALHHHHQQQHRHQHPGGAHYNPAHNHPLINSSMSNPMRALSQLNSQVSRSALPHGSPSPPGSKSATPSPSSSNQEEETDPHVKITGEKRPSSEMMKPKPKPQKKKKKKDPNEPTKPVSAYALFFRDTQAAIKGQNPNATFGDVSKIVASMWDGLGEEQKQNYKRKTEAAKKEYLKALAAYRASLVSKTYNDQVETKGGQSSQGSPHMMSANPPLYSVPHPPQPSSPYLGPGGFPLTDLQSYAGHAPRHTLSQTLSQSQMLPSISASPPSSFQISPPLHPHQQLSMHQSSLLNQPIRMQQSQPIIPHQMGLQASLHSPPHGQQGFSHLQSEYQKSIGGSQSPGAPGPGPGPGGPQGHDWDGEYCNRECGNHCSGSMIGRDKPLYLT, from the exons agCTACTCAGGTCAgagtggcggcggcggcgggggaggaggaggcggtggaggcggcggcggcggaaaCGGGGACGAGGACTACGAGATCCCCCCCATCACTCCGCCGAACCACCCGGAGCCCCCTCTCCTTCACCTGATGGAGCACGACTCCACAGGCTACCTCTGCCACTCGCTGCAACACAATGGGCTCATCAACCCGTATTCCTACCCAGAGCTGCCCACACTCATGATGTCGAACATGCTGGCGCAGGACGGCCACCTCGTTTCCAGCCAAATGCCCTCG ATGCAGGAGATGGCtttgcaccaccaccaccaacagcAACACCGTCACCAGCACCCGGGCGGCGCTCATTACAACCCGGCCCATAACCACCCCCTGATAAACAGCTCAATGTCCAACCCCATGAGAGCCCTGTCCCAGCTGAACTCTCAGGTCAGCCGCAGTGCGCTGCCTCACGGCTCCCCCTCACCTCCCGGAAGTAAATCGGCCACACCCTCCCCCTCGAGCTCCAATCAGGAAGAGGAGACTGATCCTCACGTGAAG ATCACAGGTGAGAAGCGGCCATCTTCAGAGATGATGAAGCCCAAACCCAAGccccagaagaagaagaagaagaaggatccCAATGAGCCCACCAAGCCTGTGTCAGCCTACGCTCTGTTCTTCAGGGACACCCAGGCAGCCATTAAAGGACAGAATCCCAACGCCACCTTCGGCGATGTATCCAAGATAGTCGCCTCCATGTGGGACGGActgggagaggagcagaaacag aactacaagaggaaaacagaggCTGCGAAGAAGGAGTACCTGAAAGCCCTGGCCGCCTACAGAGCCAGTCTGGTTTCCAAG ACGTATAACGACCAAGTGGAGACAAAAGGCGGCCAATCGAGCCAGGGCTCTCCACACATGATGTCAGCCAACCCGCCCCTGTACAGCGTGCCACACCCCCCCCAGCCGTCGTCACCCTACCTGGGGCCCGGGGGCTTCCCCCTCACCGACCTGCAGAGCTACGCAGGACACGCCCCCCGCCACACCCTGTCGCAGACGCTCAGCCAATCGCAGATGCTGCCCAGCATTAGTgcctctcccccttcctccttccAGATCAGCCCCCCACTTCACCCCCACCAGCAGCTCTCCATGCACCAGAGCTCGCTCCTCAACCAGCCGATCCGCATGCAGCAGTCCCAGCCAATCATCCCTCACCAGATGGGGCTGCAGGCCTCTCTTCACTCCCCGCCTCATGGGCAGCAG GGTTTCTCCCACCTCCAGTCAGAGTATCAGAAGAGTATTGGTGGTTCCCAGTCTCCAGGAGCCCCTGGTCCTGGTCCAGGCCCTGGAGGGCCTCAGGGCCACGACTGGGACGGTGAATACTGCAATCGGGAGTGTGGCAACCACTGCAG TGGCAGCATGATAGGCAGGGACAAGCCACTCTACCTCACCTGA